The following are from one region of the Corylus avellana chromosome ca1, CavTom2PMs-1.0 genome:
- the LOC132164432 gene encoding small ribosomal subunit protein uS13m-like isoform X2, protein MLGLRGSVGTVSEIGLRLLQNLSLHGVRVQCINIGGGVGEIPDGKRLRIALQHIHGIGRSRARQILAELSIENKLARELTGREAYSLREELCRYMTGHDLHNQVTKDIARLMEIQSYRGIRHSQGLPCRGQRTHTNARTWKGKAVAIPGKKKA, encoded by the exons ATGCTTGGTTTACGTGGATCAGTAGGAACTGTTTCCGAGATTGGTCTTCGACTCCTTCAAAATTTATCA CTTCATGGTGTACGTGTCCAATGCATTAATATTGGAGGAGGAGTTGGGGAGATTCCAGACGGCAAGCGCCTGAGAATCGCTCTTCAGCACATTCATGGAATTGGCCGCTCTAGAGCGCGCCAAATTCTCGCCGAGCTTAGCATTGAGAACAAACTCGCCAGGGAATTAACAGGAAGAGAGGCCTACTCTCTCCGAGAGGAGCTCTGTAGGTACATGACTGGGCATGACTTg CACAATCAAGTGACAAAGGACATAGCAAGATTGATGGAGATTCAGAGCTATAGAGGGATAAGGCATAGTCAGGGGTTACCATGCAGAGGACAGCGCACTCACACCAATGCCCGGACCTGGAAGGGTAAGGCAGTTGCAATTCCAGGAAAGAAGAAAGCTTAA
- the LOC132164432 gene encoding small ribosomal subunit protein uS13m-like isoform X1, whose translation MHLLCIQVEDYCFECCVGVFCFMQLHGVRVQCINIGGGVGEIPDGKRLRIALQHIHGIGRSRARQILAELSIENKLARELTGREAYSLREELCRYMTGHDLHNQVTKDIARLMEIQSYRGIRHSQGLPCRGQRTHTNARTWKGKAVAIPGKKKA comes from the exons ATGCATTTACTTTGCATTCAAGTTGAAGATTACTGTTTCGAGTGTTGTGTTGGCGTCTTCTGTTTTATGCAGCTTCATGGTGTACGTGTCCAATGCATTAATATTGGAGGAGGAGTTGGGGAGATTCCAGACGGCAAGCGCCTGAGAATCGCTCTTCAGCACATTCATGGAATTGGCCGCTCTAGAGCGCGCCAAATTCTCGCCGAGCTTAGCATTGAGAACAAACTCGCCAGGGAATTAACAGGAAGAGAGGCCTACTCTCTCCGAGAGGAGCTCTGTAGGTACATGACTGGGCATGACTTg CACAATCAAGTGACAAAGGACATAGCAAGATTGATGGAGATTCAGAGCTATAGAGGGATAAGGCATAGTCAGGGGTTACCATGCAGAGGACAGCGCACTCACACCAATGCCCGGACCTGGAAGGGTAAGGCAGTTGCAATTCCAGGAAAGAAGAAAGCTTAA
- the LOC132168029 gene encoding CASP-like protein 1D1 — protein sequence MASTDKPGTEYYKEVQPPPPPAEQYFVVNVALRVLLFASVLTAVLVVVTSDQTKLIPGLGINLKAKFNQSPAFIYFVVALSVTGLYGIITILASISVLFKPISSTKFMLHFAVWDVLILGLVASAMGSAGGIAYVGLKGNEHVHWGKVCNTFDKFCRHMAGSLAVSLFASFVLVLLIWLSIFTLHRRIPK from the exons ATGGCTTCCACTGATAAGCCTGGCACGGAATACTACAAGGAAGTCCAGCCACCCCCGCCGCCTGCCGAGCAGTATTTTGTTGTGAATGTGGCCCTCAGGGTCTTATTGTTTGCATCGGTGCTGACTGCTGTCCTTGTGGTAGTCACTAGTGACCAAACGAAGCTAATTCCTGGGTTAGGAATAAATCTCAAGGCCAAGTTTAATCAATCCCCAGCTTTCAT ATACTTTGTGGTGGCGCTTTCCGTAACTGGCCTCTATGGTATCATTACAATATTGGCATCAATCTCCGTCCTGTTCAAACCAATCTCCTCAACAAAGTTCATGCTCCATTTTGCAGTTTGGGATGTG TTGATATTAGGGCTGGTAGCTTCAGCAATGGGCTCTGCAGGTGGTATTGCATATGTGGGGTTAAAAGGCAACGAACACGTGCACTGGGGTAAGGTGTGCAACACCTTCGACAAATTTTGCAGGCATATGGCAGGCTCCCTTGCTGTCTCCTTGTTCGCCTCGTTTGTGCTTGTCCTGCTCATCTGGctctccattttcactctccaCCGTCGGATCCCCAAGTAG
- the LOC132185719 gene encoding divinyl chlorophyllide a 8-vinyl-reductase, chloroplastic, with product MSLCFSSNSLVTLHSLPNNQSFSTRCLSSQFINQIQVSSIPNALTSSSLKLSQPFKYSIQRLKPITCSAAPAVEAAPSSFRNKNPKDINVLVVGSTGYIGKFVVKELVSRGFNVIAIAREKSGIRGRNSKEESSNQLKGASVCFSDVTHLDSLEKSLESLGVSVDVVVSCLASRSGGVKDSWKIDYEATRNSLVAGRNRGASHFVLLSAICVQKPLLEFQRAKLKLEAELMKEAEEDNLFTYSIVRPTAFFKSLGGQVELVKDGKPYVMFGDGKLCACKPISEPDLASFIADCVLSEDKINQVLPIGGPGKALTPLEQGEILFRLLGREPNFLKVPIGIMDFAIGVLDFLVKIFPSMEDAAEFGKIGRYYAAESMLALDPETGEYSAEKTPSYGKDTLEEFFERVLREGMAGQELGEQTIL from the coding sequence ATGTCCCTTTGTTTCTCTTCCAATTCATTAGTCACTCTTCATTCTCTCCCAAACAATCAAAGCTTCTCAACACGTTGTTTATCTTCTCAATTCATCAATCAGATTCAGGTAAGCTCTATCCCTAATGCTCTAACATCTTCATCTCTGAAATTATCCCAACCCTTTAAATATAGCATTCAAAGACTCAAACCCATTACATGTTCAGCAGCCCCTGCTGTTGAAGCCGCCCCATCTTCCTTcagaaacaaaaacccaaaagatATCAACGTCCTGGTAGTGGGGTCAACTGGGTATATTGGAAAATTTGTGGTTAAAGAGTTGGTTAGTAGAGGGTTCAATGTTATAGCCATTGCTAGAGAAAAGAGTGGGATTAGAGGTAGAAATAGCAAGGAAGAGAGTTCGAATCAGTTGAAGGGAGCCAGTGTGTGCTTTTCAGACGTGACCCATTTGGATTCTTTGGAGAAATCCCTGGAAAGTTTAGGGGTTTCTGTTGATGTTGTAGTCTCATGCCTTGCTAGCCGCTCTGGTGGTGTAAAGGATTCATGGAAGATTGATTATGAGGCAACAAGGAATAGTCTTGTTGCCGGCAGGAATCGTGGGGCTTCTCATTTTGTGTTGCTTTCTGCAATATGTGTGCAGAAGCCCCTTCTTGAATTTCAGCGCGCCAAGCTTAAACTCGAGGCTGAATTGATGAAAGAAGCTGAAGAGGATAATCTGTTCACTTACAGTATTGTGAGGCCAACTGCATTCTTCAAAAGCTTGGGGGGTCAGGTTGAGTTGGTGAAAGATGGGAAGCCTTATGTAATGTTTGGTGATGGGAAATTGTGTGCTTGTAAGCCGATTAGCGAGCCAGATTTGGCATCCTTTATTGCAGATTGTGTGTTGAGTGAGGATAAGATTAACCAGGTTTTGCCGATTGGCGGACCGGGGAAGGCGTTGACACCTTTGGAACAAGGGGAGATTTTGTTTAGACTCTTGGGGAGGGAACCCAATTTCTTGAAAGTCCCAATTGGGATAATGGATTTTGCTATTGGGGTTCTTGATTTCCTGGTTAAAATTTTTCCTTCCATGGAAGATGCTGCTGAGTTTGGGAAAATCGGAAGGTATTATGCAGCTGAGAGCATGCTGGCTTTGGATCCTGAAACAGGAGAATACAGTGCTGAGAAAACGCCTAGCTATGGGAAGGACACATTGGAGGAATTCTTTGAGAGGGTATTGAGGGAGGGGATGGCAGGTCAGGAATTAGGCGAGCAAACCATTTTGTGA
- the LOC132167992 gene encoding uncharacterized protein LOC132167992 isoform X1, whose translation MEQSEGTQSSLPDDIALKIASLLEVHFLIISFFVLSLKYNHLIFVFQKVPDVCALGSCSRFWRSLCGSECIWESLVKERWTSLTLFDESSSSTPTKAPISKGWRGFYIKRHKEMAGRVSAVTKFVEKCFPNESLEVGDYLKAIEELSTMQVGFKDVQMFIFKPKCNVLLNLVGLHYCLSWLEVPNEDVIEALQSCKISERRVCVKWWKLGRLFYGFRMRDESHSRWVSLAELALAKEQEVLLVLQRGAIHEVLQVQISVADPTSTPWSCQSAQGQD comes from the exons ATGGAGCAATCGGAGGGTACCCAGAGCTCGCTCCCGGACGATATTGCCCTGAAAATTGCTTCATTACTTGAGGttcattttttgataatttcattCTTTGTTCTGTCTTTGAAATATAATCATTtgatttttgtctttcaaaagGTACCGGATGTCTGTGCCTTGGGTAGTTGCTCTCGGTTCTGGAGGTCGTTGTGCGGTTCTGAGTGCATATGGGAGTCTCTGGTAAAGGAAAGATGGACGTCTCTGACTCTGTTCGACGAGTCTTCTTCGTCTACTCCCACCAAAGCCCCAATCTCCAAG GGATGGAGGGGGTTTTACATAAAGAGGCACAAAGAAATGGCAGGAAGGGTTTCTGCAGTAACCAAGTTTGTAGAAAAATGCTTTCCGAATGAATCACTTGAGGTCGGGGACTATCTGAAAGCAATTGAAGAATTGTCCACCATGCAGGTTGGGTTCAAGGATGTCCAAATGTTCATTTTCAAACCGAAGTGTAATGTGCTGCTTAACTTGGTTGGCTTGCATTACTGCTTAAGTTGGCTTGAAGTGCCG AATGAGGATGTCATTGAAGCACTTCAAAGTTGCAAGATTTCAGAGCGCCGAGTGTGCGTCAAATGGTGGAAGCTTGGCCGATTGTTTTATGGCTTTCGCATGCGGGATGAGTCTCATTCTCGTTGGGTCTCTCTGGCAGAGCTTGCATTGGCCAAAGAACAGGAAGTTCTTTTAGTGCTTCAGCGAGGAGCCATTCATGAGGTTCTTCAAGTTCAGATCTCTGTTGCTGATCCCACAAGCACTCCTTGGTCATGCCAAAGTGCACAAGGACAGGATTAG
- the LOC132167992 gene encoding uncharacterized protein LOC132167992 isoform X2, translating into MEQSEGTQSSLPDDIALKIASLLEVPDVCALGSCSRFWRSLCGSECIWESLVKERWTSLTLFDESSSSTPTKAPISKGWRGFYIKRHKEMAGRVSAVTKFVEKCFPNESLEVGDYLKAIEELSTMQVGFKDVQMFIFKPKCNVLLNLVGLHYCLSWLEVPNEDVIEALQSCKISERRVCVKWWKLGRLFYGFRMRDESHSRWVSLAELALAKEQEVLLVLQRGAIHEVLQVQISVADPTSTPWSCQSAQGQD; encoded by the exons ATGGAGCAATCGGAGGGTACCCAGAGCTCGCTCCCGGACGATATTGCCCTGAAAATTGCTTCATTACTTGAG GTACCGGATGTCTGTGCCTTGGGTAGTTGCTCTCGGTTCTGGAGGTCGTTGTGCGGTTCTGAGTGCATATGGGAGTCTCTGGTAAAGGAAAGATGGACGTCTCTGACTCTGTTCGACGAGTCTTCTTCGTCTACTCCCACCAAAGCCCCAATCTCCAAG GGATGGAGGGGGTTTTACATAAAGAGGCACAAAGAAATGGCAGGAAGGGTTTCTGCAGTAACCAAGTTTGTAGAAAAATGCTTTCCGAATGAATCACTTGAGGTCGGGGACTATCTGAAAGCAATTGAAGAATTGTCCACCATGCAGGTTGGGTTCAAGGATGTCCAAATGTTCATTTTCAAACCGAAGTGTAATGTGCTGCTTAACTTGGTTGGCTTGCATTACTGCTTAAGTTGGCTTGAAGTGCCG AATGAGGATGTCATTGAAGCACTTCAAAGTTGCAAGATTTCAGAGCGCCGAGTGTGCGTCAAATGGTGGAAGCTTGGCCGATTGTTTTATGGCTTTCGCATGCGGGATGAGTCTCATTCTCGTTGGGTCTCTCTGGCAGAGCTTGCATTGGCCAAAGAACAGGAAGTTCTTTTAGTGCTTCAGCGAGGAGCCATTCATGAGGTTCTTCAAGTTCAGATCTCTGTTGCTGATCCCACAAGCACTCCTTGGTCATGCCAAAGTGCACAAGGACAGGATTAG
- the LOC132167992 gene encoding uncharacterized protein LOC132167992 isoform X3, with protein sequence MEQSEGTQSSLPDDIALKIASLLEVHFLIISFFVLSLKYNHLIFVFQKVPDVCALGSCSRFWRSLCGSECIWESLVKERWTSLTLFDESSSSTPTKAPISKGWRGFYIKRHKEMAGRVSAVTKFVEKCFPNESLEVGDYLKAIEELSTMQNEDVIEALQSCKISERRVCVKWWKLGRLFYGFRMRDESHSRWVSLAELALAKEQEVLLVLQRGAIHEVLQVQISVADPTSTPWSCQSAQGQD encoded by the exons ATGGAGCAATCGGAGGGTACCCAGAGCTCGCTCCCGGACGATATTGCCCTGAAAATTGCTTCATTACTTGAGGttcattttttgataatttcattCTTTGTTCTGTCTTTGAAATATAATCATTtgatttttgtctttcaaaagGTACCGGATGTCTGTGCCTTGGGTAGTTGCTCTCGGTTCTGGAGGTCGTTGTGCGGTTCTGAGTGCATATGGGAGTCTCTGGTAAAGGAAAGATGGACGTCTCTGACTCTGTTCGACGAGTCTTCTTCGTCTACTCCCACCAAAGCCCCAATCTCCAAG GGATGGAGGGGGTTTTACATAAAGAGGCACAAAGAAATGGCAGGAAGGGTTTCTGCAGTAACCAAGTTTGTAGAAAAATGCTTTCCGAATGAATCACTTGAGGTCGGGGACTATCTGAAAGCAATTGAAGAATTGTCCACCATGCAG AATGAGGATGTCATTGAAGCACTTCAAAGTTGCAAGATTTCAGAGCGCCGAGTGTGCGTCAAATGGTGGAAGCTTGGCCGATTGTTTTATGGCTTTCGCATGCGGGATGAGTCTCATTCTCGTTGGGTCTCTCTGGCAGAGCTTGCATTGGCCAAAGAACAGGAAGTTCTTTTAGTGCTTCAGCGAGGAGCCATTCATGAGGTTCTTCAAGTTCAGATCTCTGTTGCTGATCCCACAAGCACTCCTTGGTCATGCCAAAGTGCACAAGGACAGGATTAG